A window of Rhipicephalus microplus isolate Deutch F79 chromosome 8, USDA_Rmic, whole genome shotgun sequence genomic DNA:
ATCGATGAGTCAGCGCTGCTGATGTCAAGCGTTTCTTTACGCTCACGTGTTAATCTACTCatctgtgttctcgtcgttccaggGTAGACATCAAGTGcagggtatgtgtcactgtttaACGGGGATCTTTGGACGAAGTATCCGACGGGATTTGGACATgattcatgtcttcaccagcgcatcataagcaaTGGTAACAAAACACTTCAGTGTTTTGTGTGTTCGTACTGATATAAAACACACTTAACAACTCAAGAAAAAAGTCTGTGACGCTAGCACACACTCGCATGTGCAATTTTATCGATAAAATTATGCACTCAATGCTCTTCATGAAATATGTGGTATGTTTCTTCTCTTCCAAGACACAATACACGAACTGACTTTTCTTAGCAGAAGTATTACTCAGTCCGTGCACATTTATAACGCCACATACCGACCATGAAGATAAACACACAGTGACATGCATCCTTCAGTACCAACTCGCTGAAGTAAACGCGCATGTACATTTGGTCACATTACATGAACCTGACCTCATGTCACGTAAAGACTGTGGCAACGAGAGGGGGAAGTAGACCACGACAGAAGAGAAAACAGGATTAACTATATATTCGTGAAACTATTTCAGATTCATGTCAGGCTGCATCATCTGCCATGTACAGCTGCATGAACGCAGTTAGCAGAAAAATCCGAATTTCGCTTGAGTGTGCATCAAGAGGAAACCAATGCTTGCCCACAGGTGCATCCTGACGATTTCTATTGTTCCTCTGTCTCTCACAGGGTCATGCGAATCTATACCCATGAATGCTTAGTTTCTTTCATAGCATTCTTTTTGGAGTAAGTGCCTGAAAAGCATTGTTCAATTATTCAGCGTCAAATGAAAAAAGATGGCCCTGTGTTTAAATCTCAAGGTAAACAAGCCATGATCGATAGCCGGCTTACAGTTGCTAGCTTGTTTTTTAAATGTAAATGATTGGGTCCGGTCACCCTGTGAATGAAGATGGCGCTGCTGCTGATCTCACACACACTGTCGATTGAAGGGACAATAATGCTAATTATTGGAGTTCTCACTGCGAGATCACGATACACAGGTGGGTAATAATTGATGTTATTGTTTCCAATTGGTTCGGGCGAATGAAATTTCAGGTTGAAAAAAGGCCCTGGTGGTGAAGTAAGAAGAGGGGCACTTGCACGAGTTGTTGATTTCTTCTAAACTGAGCTACCCAAAACAATAACAGGAGCGGCAAAAGTGACGCCACGAATGCCCCTACTTGCAGCTTCATTACTGCTTCGCAGTACTTGCAGCGTTCCATTCGTAATTGTGTAATTGAGGCCTAAGTTAACTCCGGCCGATTGAAAATTTTTCGGTGTTTTTTATTACTCGAGGCTGTGCCTATATTCATATTCCATTACACACAAAATACTTTCATAAGCTCCTCATTTGTTTGACACTTTGCAATTTTATGACTGCCCATGTCTTTCGAGTAAAAAACATTCTAAGGCTCCTCGACAATTCAGAGCATTGGAAGTGCTGCGGGCTCCAAATACTGCCCAAAGTGTAAGATATAACGCTGATTTACAGTGAACTATTCCACATATCGCACTTCATTTTATTCAAATTAGACCATAGCTACAACATAGGAAGGCCCGCTtgcagtaaaagcttgttaagcGATTATTTCAATCGCAGGCAAAATGCCTGCGGGAATCACTATTGTGCTTTCATAGCATTCGTCCTGAACGCTAAGTTTCATTCGAATCCTGACCGTATGTGTTGTTATATACTGGAAACGTATTTATATTCTTTACAACACCCAAAGTTATTACAGAATGGTCTAACTTTAGGCTTGGAAATTGTGCGAGTGAAATACGAAGTAGAACTACACCAACAGTTTGTGAATATAAACTTTATTTTCTAGGTCTCAACCACAAGTGTAGCTCCCTGGAGGTCCCGATCCTTGATGGTATACCTCGCACGGATCTATTCTGCAAGCCAGACCTTGCAATCTTTGCGGAGATATACAAACAGCGCTACTGCCTCTGTAAGGCAGGATACATTCGCAATGCTTGGGGCCAGTGCGTCACGTTGGAAGAGTGCTACGGCTGCCACTTCACTGACAACGCAGATTTCAGCCCTTGTTCATCAGGCTGTCCTCGTATCTGTGGCCTGCCGACGCCTGTGAATTGTACCAAGCAGTGCGTGAGTGGCTGCGCATGCGCTCCTGGTTTCGTTAGGTAACTAGTTTGATTATTAACGTACTGTTTACGATCTCGCTGTATTTGTACGTATACTATGGTTATCGTAACTGCCGTTTTGTCAACATTGCACTTTATTGCTGCTTACACATTCCGAATAAGGATTTCCTCTCAGCTTGTGGCCGTAAGTTTAATGAGTCTGAATTTTGTGTTTGTGCAGAAATAGGAAGAATGCATAGGATCCCACTGGGTACGAaatacaaaagacaaaaaaagtagTTAGCATGTTTGCTTTCGCACGTTTAGCTGAAGCCTCCAATGGTGAAGAAATGCGGCACAAAAACAGAAAGTTCTGAATTCCGGGAATCTAATGCAGATTGGGCAAGACACAACAAATACAATATTGCAGTGCATAAATGTTCAAAATTTCCACTTCGTGAAGGGCGCACGTTTTGCATAACCAGCCTGTTTCGTACAATGGTTGGGGATGGCACTCATGTTGGACGGAGGTCGACGGATAGTTGCGCGTTACACTCAAGgaagctttttcttttcttatccGAGAAATTATGGTTTTTCATTTATTCTCGGGTACTGAACAAAGTGAACTGTAtgttctttctcattttttgcaGGACTTCTCCAAAAGGGCCATGTATAAGCCTCGCTCTTTGCGTTCAGGGCTGCCTTGGCCCTCACCAGATGCACACGGCGTGCTCACCTCTATGTCCGCTGACCTGCGAGAAACCTGAACCAAGGTGGTGTCCACCTTCGTGTGGCGGCGACCGCTGCGTATGCCAGCCTGGCTATGTCGCGTTGACTGACGTCCCTCTGATCTGCATTTCGCCAGACCAGTGCCCCGACCACAACGTAACCTGCCCGGGGCTCCACCGAAGATACACGACTTCCAAGCCACACGCTTCTCCATCAATTGTTTAAGTGATCACCGACGTCCCTGTACGACCATGTGCGGCGGACATGGCTGCGTCTGCGGATGAGGCTACGTGCAGCAACAGGAGCATCCACTCGTCTGTGTACGACGCACCCCTAACCAGGCCCAACCAAGCCAAAATGTCCCAGTTGTGGCCAAGCTTACACAACCTGCCTATCTCACAGCCCAGAAACTTGCTAGGACTCTAAACCTCGAACATGCGTCGCTGTCAGTGCGAGCGAGGGATGTCAGTGTGATAAAGGCTTCGCCCAGTTACAAGCATATTCGCTTATTTGTGTCCGCAAGAAGGAGTGCCCGTCACATGCGAGGCAGTGTCGCGGTAGTTTATattaatataaaataataataacatttggggtttaacgtcttaaaacgaAGATTTTATTATGAGAAACACCATAATCGAGGGCTTTGAAAATCTCGACCACGTGGGGTTATTTAGCGTGAACCcatgtgtgtcctacctgtgcctCCGTGTGCCATTTTTCGTGTGCAAGTCAGTGCGTCGCGAATTTGAACCTAATACAACCAACTAGCCTCTCCTTTGGCATTTCTACCTTAATCTAAGTATACGAGTCGcaaacatttgcgcctccatcaaaaatgcagcagctgcagctGTGATTGGATCCAACGACCTTCGGGTGTGCAGAAAATAACCATAACTTGACCTCCATGGCGAGgcagaactcatttgcagtaGGCACTGTTGCGAGAGTTCAAAATGGTAGATGTTACACGTTCCTGTCGGTACGACATGAATGAGGTGTCTGCCTAGAAGTGGAATGTGGCTAGCGCTAGCGAATTAGAAGAGGATGCTAACAGGGTGCCGATTACGTTAGAACGTTGCACTTATGACAGAAGAGGTCGAATCGTATTCTGATTTCTGAATATTTCCACAACATGTCCATACTCTTCAGCCGAATTTCGCCTTCTTGTACTTTTCTTTCAGTAATACTGCAGTAATTGTAATACAAAGCTTAGCATAGTAATGAATCAGCCTTGATCGATTACCTGTCTAATAAACAAAAACATACAGCTAAAGAATGACTGCGAACAATACGACGCCCTTGGTAACCCTTATATGCCTCAATTTTCAAAGTTATGTATATGCCCTGTCGCTTAGCTGCACGTAGTAAACTAAAGATACTTGCTGTTGAGTGGTCGTGATACGATGTAAGCTTTAAACGTATAGTTGCTCGTTACTATGGAAGTTACGCGCCTGAAAACAATGAAAAGCCCATCTCGCTAAATAATGAGCTTTGAGTTATTTAGAAAAGTATATCAAACAAACGTACCTTTACGCTGCACCTGTTCACCGTGCAAAATCAGTGATTATATTGTGTTTCAGAGATAAGTACGGCTACTGGTAAGAAAATATACTTATTGAGTCACTCCTCAAATTGTCACACGAAGTGTAATAACGAAGAGCAGTTCACTACATTTACAGCCCTGTCACAAAAGCCTCTTACACCCAAGTCAGTTCGTGGAGCCACCTTTGTTCAGCCTAAATTTGAAGACACTAAAATCACAACAAACCACGCGGCAGTCATAGGATGTATTTTTAAAACTTCGCTGAATTTTCACAAAGGGTACAAAAATATTTAATAGTCTAAGTAGCATTGAAGAAATTATTTGATGCTTCTGACAGCCTTTCTCTTTTCTTCTATCTTCCTTTTCACACCCTTTATTCCTTATACCTAGTACACGGTAGCAGATTAGGCGTGATTCTACCTAACCTTGCTGGCTTTCCTTGCTCCtctctttttctatctcttttcgATCTTTCAAGACAAGCGCTAAAAATCTCGTATTCAAGATTTTTTACGGGTATTTTAAAGCAACCTACCTTGGCAACCCTGCTGGGTGAATTTTCGAGAATATCATGACATGCGGAAAGTGGACAAGAACAATACTGGAGGAATTCGACATGCGTGACGCCTACGTCTCTATATTCAGTACTTGGTGCAAGTTGACTGAAACACCCTGTTTATACGCCAGACTCTGCCCAAGTGGCTCTgcaaaaaacgccgccaccaACACGGTCACCACAATGCTGGCCATAACTGGGTAGTGCAAAGAGAAtcatccgcaagcgaacgtgcataggtcGTTTTATTTCATTGCTGTTCAGGCCCTGTTTTGTGGAAATTCAGGACACGTCAAGATTTGTCCTCTAATCCAGACTCACTTCCGATTAGTGAGAAGTTAATGAAAGTGAACGGCGGGTGTGATTTAAAAGACCTTGCAGTTATTTTTGCGTGCTGCAACTCGCAATTTAAGTGCAAGTGAGCCATCGCATGACATCAAGTTCTAGGCAAGCACTTTGACCAGCGTTCTGTAACGCCTAAATACGTAAATTTGGGCATACACATGTTACCAAAGCGGTAAAGGGGATACACAAACAATTGCATCTGACGATCAGTGGTTTGAAGCTCGCTTTATCCAGCACAAATGGCCTGAGCGATTTTCGCCTTTGAAGTTGAATTCTACTTCCAAATTCCGCCTCCAGtgcgttgaactgttttattacgcatccTAGGATGTTTTCTTGACGGTTTAACTGTTTTTGTATTTACTACAAACGGGAATAAATGCTTGTACATTTTCTCGGTATACAACGAATTGCAAAAACAAGACCACCGAGATAGGTCCGGCAATCGCGGAGACCAAGGGCAAGGAGAAATTCATTGGGATCACGACCAACGTTTCGCAATTCATTTGCACAACGGAAGGTGGCATTTTGAACCTTCAAAGTCAACGTGCATGATGCTATGCGGTAGCAACCACTTCATAGCATGTAGAATGTTTATCCCGCGTGTCATCAGTGATCTGTTGCAGAGTGAACACTGTGGTCACAGGCATTTTATAATCaaagcttcataatcaaagttatcACGGTTCTTTATCAAGCTTGCTCAAACGATAACAGGAAACCTACATTACCGCATTTAATCGTGCGGCCAGCTGCGGGGAAAGCGAGTAATCCGCTTACCTAACACGTTCGCAACAGTCCGTATTCAGTGCTCTCGCCGTTATGCTTCGCGAGAGCTACGGAAATCGGTAAAACTGAACTGTTTATGTCCGTGGCAGTTCAGAACTCAGTAGTAGCGTCGACTGAAGTCTTTTTTCATAGCGTATGCTCATGCGTCTGATCTTGTGTTTGCCGTCATTCCggtgagtgaaccagcaagcacgaCTTGGCAGTTCACTGACGCGCCTGCATAGGGGAGACAAATTCATAGATCTTTTTCTGGGTGTTTCATTGGCAAACACAACTATTATTTAGCTCAATCATAGATCGGGTTTCGCCCGAGATAGTTGCCTCTTATTGCGCAGCAAATTGTGCAGAAGAGTCATGCTCTGCACTATACCTAGAAATGCGCTGACAGGTGACGCTACTTGTCTGAGAAACTCGACAGTCTGACGTCTATACCTGTTAACTGTTCTGGCTACAACCTTTGCGCAATGATGGCCGCAGAATCACTTCACGTTTGCCGTACTCAACGTCCTCTCAAGTGTGTCAAACCTGGGTCTAAGCTGTATCACGTGCGAAGCACTTTATGGGGGCCAGGCTGTCGTatgcgatagttatagcgcgagaacaaaacgatgacacagagacaagaagaacacgaaggacacgagcgctatgtgctcgtgtccttcgtgtccttcttgtctctgtgtcgtcgttttcttcaagcgctataactttcgtcatgccacaccaactagcccaagctgccacacttctatgtcgTATGCGGTCGAACACTGTTTACACCACTCAACGCAATGCAGGAAAAATGACGTTTAGCGTTGCCAGCTATAGCATTTCGAGCACATGCTCGCGACACAGAAAAGCCTTCTTCCTCTCGGTCTTCAAGTGCATTCATGAGGACATTAAGTTCGGTCCTTACTACTACAATTAAAAAACACAAACACATGACCGACGCATAAATATTGAGGAAGAAAGGAAGCAaaatagacagagagagaaagaaaaaaaagtagggacaaatatAGACATaaagcgaaaacaaaaaagaacgaacAAAAATCAGAGGAAGAATTAAGAGACACTTCAACAGAAACGAACACAGCTGCCAAACTGTGCACCTTATTCAGGGTTGGCACTACTAAGGCAAAACTGCCCAATTTTTCCAAGCCTCTCATTCGTATCTTGGGAGATAAGATACCTTTCTTTTCTGGGAGTTTCATGCTCTCTGTATTGCTCGAAATATGTGGGTAATTGAACTAATGCAAGCACTGGACGCAAGTAAGTCACACGATTGCGCCGGTAATAATGCTACGGGGGCGTActtattgaatttttttttcacaagtgcAAAGGAGACAATACACGAAGTAAAGTTGGATTCGCGCAGCTGTACACCGCTGGAGCCCATTGTTTGCCTGCTGCTAACCTTCTGCATTCAGTGTTATAAGGTTTTGGCCAGGGTTAATTGGATCTTGTGGAGTCTGCCTACCTTAGTTTGGCACGTGCTCACCGAAAATACTTTAACAGGGTTTTTCGAGACCAGTCTACAGACAGAGGACGACCTTTCTATTGGCGAGTGGTGATATGTCAATCGCAAGCCACTGCTAGTACATTAGGACAAGGATAACGGGCATTTGTATTACATAGACCCGTATCCCAGTTTTCGAGACGACAGAGATGCGTCTGACTGCAGTCACTGCCACACACCTGGTGGCACTGATTCTATGCGTTGAAAAGGTGACCAGCAAGTGCACCAAGACTTGCGCTTCATGCGTGCCATGTGAGTACAACACTTATGGTGGTTCATTAAAATTTTGGTGTATGCTTGAGACTGGGTTGATAGTTCTACAAGGGGTCCCAGCTACTTGTACACAAAGATTTAAAATACTGAAATGCACTTTATGACCACGTGACGTAGTGAATATTGCTGACTTGTGCTTAGTGTAAGTCCCTACGTATTCTTCACTTCTTTTCTTACGCTAATTTGTGATCTTAAATGTTACTCCATGTCAACATGTCTATCTAAAACTTATTTTGCTCGCAACCGCTCGGCAAGGACATTTCGCTTCAGCATTTCAGGAAAACTAGCGTGAGGTACGTTTACGCAGAACAAATTGAAAAGCGTGATTAGTGTTTTATCCAGTACTTTGTTGCCGCAGAACTTGCGATTACGTTTATGCCATGACCACTTGGCGCTTTTTCAGTCAGAGCGGCACCACGCATATTGTTAAAGCCTTCAACTGTTCCGGTCATAATTTAATAATTTTGGCAACCTATAAATCTGAGTGCGCAGATGATCTCGAAAACACTGAGCCCCTTTGCGAACCCTTTATAGGGCAGTTTCAATAACAACTGTAGTTTGCTGGGCAACGAGATAAGCCCTAGATTTACTTTATGATCAAATGTCTATGTTTATCAGCCACAATATTGTATTACGCTAAATAAACACACTTAGTGCTCTAATGATTCCTTCACATCATCAGTTTTTACAGCCAGTTTGTCGAATGCACTTCGGGTAGGTCACTAAATAACGGTATCAATATTATGAAAATATGATGCAGTAGGTCACCTATGATCACGAAGGCTGATTAGTTGATCGACGATAATTTCAATGAAATCACTAAAACCGTGTTAGTGTTGCAACACGGTACTGTGACATTTACGACATGATTGTTTCATTTAAGTGCTTTTTTTTGTACCCTTAGGCAGAAGGTCATGCGGGCCTGACGAAGTGGCCAGCCCAGTAGGGGTACGGCAACAGGACAACTTTTGCAAGCCGAAGCTGACGAACCCGAGCGAGCTGAACAAGCTGAGGGAGTGCTTGTGCAAGCCAGGTTACCTACGGAACGCGTGGGGGAAATGCGTGCGCAAGGAGGACTGCTACAGTTGCCTCCACAAAGCGAACATGGATTTCAACTACTGCTCCTCATCCTGTCCACAGACCTGCGGGGTGCTCGAGCACCGGAACTGCAGCATTCTATGCGTTAGAGGCTGCGCCTGCGCACCAGGATACAGCAGGTGAGAGTCGCCCCGTTCTACCTGCATCGAGGGACGTGCGCAGCGTTTTGCACTTGAGGTGTCCCAATGTCACCGCAGTGCCCTTCTCCTCCCACTTCAACCAACTCCTCTCTTCCGTTAGTCGTGTGTGAGAGGAAACAAGCTTCATGAC
This region includes:
- the LOC142768415 gene encoding serine protease inhibitor swm-1-like encodes the protein MKMALLLISHTLSIEGTIMLIIGVLTARSRYTGLNHKCSSLEVPILDGIPRTDLFCKPDLAIFAEIYKQRYCLCKAGYIRNAWGQCVTLEECYGCHFTDNADFSPCSSGCPRICGLPTPVNCTKQCVSGCACAPGFVRTSPKGPCISLALCVQGCLGPHQMHTACSPLCPLTCEKPEPRWCPPSCGGDRCVCQPGYVALTDVPLICISPDQCPDHNVTCPGLHRRYTTSKPHASPSIV